The proteins below are encoded in one region of Syntrophotalea carbinolica DSM 2380:
- a CDS encoding UbiD family decarboxylase, with translation MNDPTAINDLRQFLALLEAQEDLRRISVEVDAELEIAAITDRVCKGAAGRRALLFERVRGYRAPVATNLFGAPRRAAWALNVQHADEAAGRLIRGLEQVPGEDAETRLRRLLQQPQFAPRRQSRGDCHQVVMTRPDLSRIPALRSWPGDGGRYLNLPQIYSRHPDGGVGNCGMYRCQILGPRQIAVHWKESSDAARHCSAWHARNLPMPVSIALGGAPAMMFAATFPLPPDIDEAALAGLLCDRPMAMATSLSSDLSIPAAAEYILEGLVHPGETVEEGPFGNHTGFYQPRTRVPLLRVTSVSHRYDPILVTTVVGPPPMENCYLGKLAERLLLPLLRIDHPAIVDIHMPVEGIFHGATLIAVQPGTSGKSLLQDLWQNGPLHSSRLLVVATADEIRNPATFFWRTLNRLDAKRDLLVRDGRLGIDATRDPAGLQVLRPDAQIRSLLQRRWAEYGLD, from the coding sequence ATTAACGACCTGCGTCAATTCCTGGCCTTGCTGGAGGCACAAGAAGACCTGCGCCGCATATCCGTCGAAGTCGATGCGGAGCTGGAAATCGCCGCCATTACGGACCGCGTCTGTAAAGGCGCGGCCGGAAGACGGGCGCTCCTGTTTGAGCGCGTACGCGGGTACCGAGCCCCCGTCGCAACCAACCTGTTCGGCGCACCCCGGCGAGCCGCCTGGGCCCTGAACGTGCAACATGCCGATGAAGCGGCCGGTCGGCTGATACGGGGGCTGGAGCAGGTTCCTGGCGAGGATGCTGAAACCCGCCTGCGCCGCCTGCTGCAACAACCGCAATTTGCCCCGCGCCGGCAAAGCCGCGGGGATTGTCATCAGGTGGTCATGACCAGGCCGGACCTGTCCCGAATACCGGCTTTGCGCAGCTGGCCCGGTGATGGCGGTCGCTACCTGAACCTGCCCCAGATCTACAGCCGTCACCCGGACGGCGGCGTGGGCAACTGCGGCATGTACCGGTGCCAGATTCTGGGTCCGCGGCAAATCGCCGTGCATTGGAAGGAGAGCAGCGATGCTGCGCGCCATTGCAGTGCCTGGCATGCACGCAATCTGCCCATGCCGGTGAGTATCGCCCTGGGCGGCGCCCCGGCCATGATGTTTGCTGCAACCTTTCCTCTGCCGCCCGATATCGATGAAGCGGCTCTGGCCGGTCTTCTTTGCGACCGCCCCATGGCCATGGCCACCTCGTTATCCAGCGACCTGTCGATTCCTGCTGCAGCGGAATATATTCTTGAAGGGCTGGTGCATCCCGGCGAAACGGTTGAAGAAGGCCCGTTCGGCAATCACACGGGCTTTTATCAGCCACGCACCCGGGTGCCCCTGCTGCGAGTAACGTCCGTAAGCCATCGTTACGACCCGATCCTGGTCACCACGGTTGTCGGCCCGCCGCCCATGGAAAACTGCTACCTCGGAAAGCTTGCCGAACGCCTGCTGCTGCCTCTGCTGCGTATCGACCATCCCGCCATCGTCGATATCCACATGCCCGTTGAAGGGATCTTTCACGGCGCCACCCTCATCGCTGTCCAGCCAGGCACCTCGGGAAAATCCCTGCTGCAGGATCTTTGGCAGAACGGGCCGCTGCACAGTTCCCGTCTGCTGGTGGTGGCAACCGCAGATGAAATACGGAATCCGGCCACTTTTTTCTGGCGCACCCTGAACCGTCTCGATGCCAAACGCGACCTGCTGGTGCGGGATGGACGCCTTGGCATCGATGCCACGCGGGACCCGGCAGGACTGCAGGTGCTACGCCCGGATGCACAGATCCGATCCCTGCTTCAGCGACGCTGGGCCGAGTACGGTCTCGACTGA